In one window of Posidoniimonas corsicana DNA:
- a CDS encoding DNA translocase FtsK, with product MPDRSRQLDVVAIALAAGTLFLAVALTTYHKADPPGSLVWPPVETTRNACGWGGAYAAHYLLEMMGVGAYYAVGSLATVTVLLLLRKEIDQPVTRSVGWALSLLGLATLAAMLLPSWSPGPVIGAGGYLGAMGRTWLEGHFASAGGYIVAISVLLAGLLLSTDYLLFRWAATATAASGVGLDSVRKVGQAATARLKAKRKLTDLDAPAADEAAEEEGEEEYEYEEEDEYEEEDEAEEEGGLTIRTPGAKGEAEEESEEEVAEEEEYEVEDEAEEEPAPAPKGLSGLAAKLAQGLTGKPAAATEAPAEEAEPAPAAAQVPIKKPKTEREEIIDQLDAADQDADLDFDYELPPVDLLLPSEDVCYEEHEREVRRKAKVLEKTFKDFGFNVKVVEVETGPVIAQYEIELEAGLRLSKITGLADDLAIACRVPSVRIVAPIPGKNTVGIEVPNETRQLVRLRQVIEETDGRARRMKIPIYLGQDVAGNPMAVDLAALPHLLIAGRTGTGKSVCLNSIIVSILMSRGPDEVRMLMIDPKMVELSGYRKLPHLMHPVVTDMKKAEAILAWAVDKMEERYRLLANAGVRHVSVYNQLTEEELRDRVRNEDGSRMSEAEFSLVPKQLPFIVIVADEMADLMMTAGKDVEQHIIRLAQKSRAVGIHLILATQKPTVDVITGLIKSNLPARIAFQVASRTDSRVVLDEMGADKLLGNGDMLFLSPGTSMLLRGQGTYLSDDEITRVVDYVGTDDQQFAAELMQLKTKEEEEAAEQSAGGFKQRDELYEAAVDVVVREGRGSVSLLQRCLGIGYGRAARLIDFMAEDGIVGPYNGSNAREVMMSVADWEARDQTATTEEESADPPPAATTAFKATDEPAPWDEQPQAADAAEEETAEDDEEWEYEEEDESDAAEEDSEEDELAEDEEWDEEDGEWEEEEDEEEEPLQDSA from the coding sequence ATGCCCGATCGCAGCCGGCAGCTCGACGTCGTGGCCATCGCCCTGGCCGCCGGGACGCTGTTCCTGGCGGTGGCGCTGACCACCTACCACAAGGCCGACCCGCCCGGCTCGCTGGTCTGGCCCCCGGTCGAGACCACCCGCAACGCGTGCGGCTGGGGCGGCGCCTACGCCGCCCACTACCTGCTCGAGATGATGGGCGTGGGCGCGTACTACGCGGTCGGCTCGCTGGCCACGGTGACTGTGCTGCTGTTGCTGCGTAAGGAGATCGACCAGCCGGTCACGCGGAGCGTCGGCTGGGCGTTGTCGCTCCTGGGGCTCGCCACGCTGGCCGCCATGCTGCTGCCGAGCTGGTCGCCCGGGCCGGTGATCGGCGCCGGCGGCTACCTGGGCGCGATGGGCCGCACGTGGCTCGAGGGGCACTTCGCGTCGGCGGGCGGGTACATCGTGGCGATCAGCGTGCTGCTGGCGGGGCTGCTGCTGTCGACCGACTACCTGCTGTTCCGCTGGGCGGCCACCGCCACCGCGGCGTCGGGCGTGGGGCTCGACTCCGTCCGCAAGGTCGGCCAGGCGGCCACCGCGCGGCTCAAGGCCAAGCGGAAGCTGACCGACCTCGACGCGCCCGCGGCCGACGAGGCCGCCGAGGAGGAAGGCGAAGAGGAGTACGAGTACGAAGAAGAGGACGAGTACGAGGAGGAAGATGAGGCCGAGGAAGAAGGCGGCCTGACCATCCGCACGCCGGGCGCCAAGGGCGAGGCGGAAGAGGAATCCGAGGAGGAGGTCGCGGAAGAAGAGGAGTACGAGGTTGAGGACGAAGCCGAGGAAGAGCCGGCGCCGGCCCCCAAGGGCCTGAGCGGACTGGCCGCCAAGCTTGCGCAGGGGCTCACCGGCAAGCCGGCCGCGGCGACCGAGGCGCCGGCCGAAGAAGCCGAGCCCGCGCCCGCCGCCGCACAGGTTCCGATCAAGAAGCCGAAGACCGAGCGGGAAGAGATCATCGACCAGCTCGACGCGGCCGACCAGGACGCCGACCTCGACTTCGACTACGAGCTGCCGCCGGTCGACCTGCTGCTGCCGAGCGAGGACGTGTGCTACGAGGAGCACGAGCGCGAGGTCCGCCGCAAGGCCAAGGTGCTGGAGAAGACCTTCAAGGACTTCGGCTTCAACGTGAAGGTCGTCGAGGTCGAGACCGGCCCGGTCATCGCGCAATACGAGATCGAGCTGGAGGCCGGCCTGCGGCTGTCGAAGATCACCGGCCTGGCGGACGACCTGGCCATCGCCTGCCGCGTGCCCAGCGTGCGGATCGTGGCGCCGATCCCGGGCAAGAACACCGTGGGCATCGAGGTGCCCAACGAGACCCGCCAGCTGGTGCGGCTGCGGCAGGTGATCGAGGAGACCGACGGCCGCGCGCGGCGGATGAAGATCCCGATCTACCTCGGCCAGGACGTGGCCGGCAACCCGATGGCGGTCGACCTGGCGGCGCTGCCGCACCTGCTGATCGCCGGCCGCACGGGCACGGGCAAGTCGGTCTGTTTGAACTCGATCATCGTCAGCATCCTGATGAGCCGGGGGCCGGACGAGGTGCGGATGCTGATGATCGACCCGAAGATGGTCGAGCTGTCGGGCTACCGGAAGCTGCCGCACCTGATGCACCCGGTGGTCACGGACATGAAGAAGGCCGAGGCGATCCTCGCCTGGGCGGTCGACAAGATGGAGGAGCGGTACCGCCTGCTGGCCAACGCCGGCGTGCGGCACGTGAGCGTGTACAACCAGCTGACCGAGGAGGAGCTGCGTGACCGCGTCCGCAACGAGGACGGCAGCCGCATGTCCGAAGCCGAGTTCAGCCTGGTGCCCAAACAGCTGCCGTTCATCGTGATCGTGGCCGACGAGATGGCCGACCTGATGATGACCGCCGGCAAAGACGTCGAGCAGCACATCATCCGCCTGGCGCAGAAGAGCCGGGCGGTCGGCATCCACCTGATCCTGGCCACCCAGAAGCCGACCGTGGACGTGATCACCGGCCTGATCAAGAGCAACCTGCCCGCGCGGATCGCGTTCCAGGTGGCCAGCCGCACGGACAGCCGCGTGGTGCTGGACGAGATGGGCGCCGACAAGCTGCTGGGCAACGGCGACATGCTGTTCCTCTCGCCCGGCACCAGCATGCTGCTGCGCGGCCAGGGCACCTACCTCAGCGACGACGAGATCACCCGCGTGGTGGACTACGTGGGGACCGACGACCAGCAGTTCGCCGCCGAGCTGATGCAGCTCAAGACCAAGGAAGAAGAGGAGGCCGCCGAGCAGTCCGCCGGCGGCTTCAAGCAGCGCGACGAACTCTACGAGGCGGCCGTCGACGTGGTGGTCCGCGAGGGCCGCGGCAGCGTGTCGCTGCTGCAGCGGTGCCTGGGCATCGGCTACGGCCGGGCGGCGCGGCTGATCGACTTTATGGCCGAGGACGGCATCGTCGGCCCCTACAACGGCTCCAACGCCCGCGAGGTGATGATGTCGGTCGCCGACTGGGAGGCCCGCGACCAGACCGCCACGACCGAGGAAGAGTCCGCCGACCCACCGCCCGCCGCCACCACCGCGTTCAAGGCGACCGACGAGCCCGCCCCGTGGGACGAGCAGCCACAGGCCGCAGACGCCGCAGAAGAAGAAACCGCCGAAGACGACGAGGAGTGGGAGTACGAAGAGGAAGACGAGTCGGACGCCGCTGAAGAAGACTCCGAGGAAGACGAGCTAGCAGAAGACGAAGAGTGGGACGAGGAGGACGGCGAGTGGGAGGAAGAAGAAGACGAGGAGGAAGAGCCGCTGCAGGACAGCGCGTAG